DNA from Variovorax sp. PBL-H6:
CGATGAAATCACGCCTCAGCAATCTTCGCATCAGCTTGAACACGCGCCTGAGCGCCGGCGTGGCGGCGGTCGTGCTGGCCGCGACCTTTGCCATCGCAACCGTTGCCTTGCATCTTGTCAAGGCCAGCATGCAGGCGTCGATCGCCAATGAGGAATTCGCCCGGGTGACGGTCATTGCCGATGCGGTCGACCAGAAGTTCGTGAGCCGGAGAACCTTGCTGAAGGCGCTTGCCGAAAGCGTGCAGTCGCATGGTGTCTCCAACGTCGCGCCGCTTCAGGGCCTTCTGGAAAAGCACCAGTCCCTGCATGAGGCTTTCGACAACGTTGCTTTCATCGATCTCGATGGCGAGATCGTCGCCAACCTCAACGGAGCGCACAGCATCGGACGCGCGAATGTCAAGGACCGCCCGTATTTTGCTGAGACCCTGTCCGCCGGAGCCGGGGTGATCTCGGCGCCCTACGACAACCGAATCAACGGTCTGGCACAGGTCGCCATCACGCAGCCGGTGCGAAACGATGCCGGGCAGGTTCGCCTGGTGATCTCGGCGTCGATCAATCTGAAGGAGCGCAACATCCTTGGGGACCTGGCCGACGTCAAGTTCGGCGAAACGGGCCACCTGTTCATTCTCTCCAAGGACGGCATCGTGATCGATCATCCGCGCCCGGAGCTGGTGCTGAATCGAGCCGGCGGCGAACGTGCCGGGGACTCCGAGATGGAGCGTGCGATCTCGGGTTTCGAGGGCACGATCGAGGGGTTGGACCAGGACGGCGCGCATGCCCTGTACGCCTTCAAGCGCATTCGCCAGGCCGACTGGATCCTCGGCGCCGTGTATCCGCAGAAGGAAGCTTTCGCGCACATCGACGCCATCGAGCGCGTGGCCTGGGGCGGCGCGATCGCGCTGGCCATGCTGGCGGGTGCGGCCGCCCTCGCCGTGGTGCGGGGGCAGCTGCAGCCGCTTTCGCAGCTGCACCGGCGCATGCTGGATGCGCAGACCGCCCCTGCGGAAGCCGTGGCGCCGCGCACCTATGTTCGCGACGAGATCGGCGACCTCTGGCGGACTTTCGACGAACTGATGCAGCAGCGGCGCGCCAGCGAGAAGTTTCTGCGAGACATCACCGACAACCTGCCCGTCATGGTGTCGCACGCGGATGCGCAAGGCCGCTACACCTTCGTGAACGCGCGCCTGTGCGAGAAGCTGGGCCGCAGTGCTGCCGACCTTCTGGGCCAGCCCGTGCGGGACGGACGCGGTGCGGACTCCAGCGTGATACCGGAGCGCTACCTCCAGCGCGCTCTGGCGGGCGAGCCCGTGACCTTCGAACGCCGGGGCTCCATCCGGCAGGGCGAGGAGCCGCGCTTCTTCCAGACCGACCTCATTCCCGACCGGGATCGGGCAGGCGCGGTGCGCGGCTACTACGCGATGACCTCCGACGTCACGGAGCGCAAGCGCATCGAGCTGAGCCTTGCGCACAGCGAGGCGCGGATCCGCACCATCGCCGACAACATCCCCGCACTGGTCTCGCACGTGGATGCCTCGCTGCACTACACCTTCGTCAATGCGCAGGTCAAGGCGCTGCACAAGTCGGACGCGTTGGTGGGCCAGCCGGTTTGGCAGGTGCGAGGCCCGTCTGGTTTCGCGGTCGTCGAGCCCTACTACCGGCGTGCGCTCGCCGGGGAGAACGTGATCGTCGAGAAGGCCGGTGATGCTGCACTCGGGATCGGCGGCAGGACGTACAAGGCCCACTACATCCCCGACCAGGACGATGTAGGCATGGTGCAAGGCGTGTTCGCCATGACCTTCGACATCACCGACGAGGTCAACGTCCGCAAGGCGCTGAGCGAGCAGGAGAAACGGCTGCGCGACGTCACCGACAGCATTCCGGCACTGGTGGGGTATTTCGATCGGGACGAGAACTGCCTGTACGGCAACAGCCGGGCGCGGCAGATGGCGGGCCTGGGCAGCGGCCCGCTCGACGGCGTGACCTTGCGCGCCGCGGTCGGCGAGGCGCTCTACGCGCAGCACCTCCCCTTTATTCCTGCCGTGCTGGCGGGAGAGGCGGCACGCTTCCCGGTCGAGGCGCCAC
Protein-coding regions in this window:
- a CDS encoding sensor domain-containing diguanylate cyclase; the encoded protein is MKSRLSNLRISLNTRLSAGVAAVVLAATFAIATVALHLVKASMQASIANEEFARVTVIADAVDQKFVSRRTLLKALAESVQSHGVSNVAPLQGLLEKHQSLHEAFDNVAFIDLDGEIVANLNGAHSIGRANVKDRPYFAETLSAGAGVISAPYDNRINGLAQVAITQPVRNDAGQVRLVISASINLKERNILGDLADVKFGETGHLFILSKDGIVIDHPRPELVLNRAGGERAGDSEMERAISGFEGTIEGLDQDGAHALYAFKRIRQADWILGAVYPQKEAFAHIDAIERVAWGGAIALAMLAGAAALAVVRGQLQPLSQLHRRMLDAQTAPAEAVAPRTYVRDEIGDLWRTFDELMQQRRASEKFLRDITDNLPVMVSHADAQGRYTFVNARLCEKLGRSAADLLGQPVRDGRGADSSVIPERYLQRALAGEPVTFERRGSIRQGEEPRFFQTDLIPDRDRAGAVRGYYAMTSDVTERKRIELSLAHSEARIRTIADNIPALVSHVDASLHYTFVNAQVKALHKSDALVGQPVWQVRGPSGFAVVEPYYRRALAGENVIVEKAGDAALGIGGRTYKAHYIPDQDDVGMVQGVFAMTFDITDEVNVRKALSEQEKRLRDVTDSIPALVGYFDRDENCLYGNSRARQMAGLGSGPLDGVTLRAAVGEALYAQHLPFIPAVLAGEAARFPVEAPLHDHLGYFQVNLIPDKDLQGHVLGFYVMTFNITALKEAEMLQAESEMRLRTITDNLPALITYIDRERKITFANGTYREWLGLDPATLVGHHIRDIAGPELYESRKAMIDRALAGERVEFEAATKRGDFDRVTHVIYVPDVGADGSVHGIFSLSLDITDLKAVERKLIELARVDTLTGLPNRLAFNELLPAAIARAMRAQSALALMFLDIDHFKSINDTLGHAMGDEVLAEFARRLQASVRSTDIVARLAGDEFVIVLEKLERPEAASTVARKVNACISARGFELDGASLNVTTSIGVAFHLPAGVAVTTAELLARADAALYRAKAAGRNTFVLTAD